TGCCGCCCACCGGCGGCACGCCATGCATGGCGCGCAGGTAGCCGGGATGGCCCTGCACCAGCGCCGCCGGCAGCAGGCCCTGGGCCAGCAGCTCCTGCGGGCCGTAGACGTCGGCCATCACGCGGTCGAGCACGCGCACGCGCTGCTGCACGCCGGCCTCGATCTGCTGCCAGCTCTCGGGCGAGAGGATCAGCGGAAACAGGTCGAGCGACCAGGGCCGCTGCGGGCCGTGGCGGTCGGCATAGACGTTGTAGGTGATGCCGTTGTCGCGCACCTGCCGCTCCAGGTTGGCGGTGCGGCGGTCCAGGTCGCCGAAGCCGTCGGTGCCAAGATGTTCGAAGAATTGGCTCCAGGTCCGCGCCAGCGGGTCATTTTCTGCTACTGATTTGGGAGCGCCCTGGCCATCGTCGCGGCGCTGCCCGCGCAGTTCGTCGTAGTGGCCGGGCGCGGCAGGAGCCGCCAGGGCCGAGGCCAACTGGGCGGGGGCTTCAAGCGCGCCGGCTTCGAAGAGGGAGGTGTTGTGTTTTTCCACTTGTCGCTGGATTGTCACACCGAGGTGTAAAGCCGCCGAAACAGCAGGCCACAGGGCTCATGCAGTTGTTGTGCCAAAGCGACTTTTGCGGCGCTCGGCCCCGGGCGGCCTCGCCATGGGAGATGCACCATGCGCTGCAGCAAGCAGCCACGGCGCCGAGATGCTTCATTCAAAGCGCGATTCCCTTCAATGCGAAAAAGCCGGGTTGACGATATTGAAGCTGCATGGCTCAATTGTTTTGATTTGAAAAATCCATCTCTATAGAAGTATAGAAAATGGTTCTAAAAGTGGTTGTGGGACGAGGGAATTCAAGATGAGGTGGCGTGCTCGCTGTTTGGGGCTGGTTTCCATGGTGCTGTCGATTTCAGGATGCTGGGGGGACGGCAACTCCGGTGGTTTTTCAAGCCAGGAGGATGGCGTGTTCTATCGCCCCAAGGCCATCGCCCTGCAAGCCGACGCCGCGGGAGAGGCGGTGCGTCTCTTCGTGGTCAATGACGACGACTCACTGACCTCCTGCGGCCTGCAGCCCGATGGCTCCATGGCGGCTTGCAGCAACCGCAAGAACCCCCACCTCGCGGCCGTCAACCATGTCGCCATCCACCCGGGGACCCAGACGCTCCTGTTCGATCAGGCGGCGGGGGCTTCGCTCACGAGCTGCGCGCTCGATGCGGGCCTGGGCCTCGCCGCGTGCCAGCCGAGCACCGATGGCGGCGCCATCCAGGACGCCCGGTCGGTGGCGTTCAATGCGAGCGGACGGCAGGCCTACGTCGTCCTGGCGGACAGCCGCGTCGTCCGTTGTGCGGTGGCCGGCAACGGCGTCCTGCAGAGCTGTGCCACGGTGCCGCTTCCCGGCGGACTGGGGCGGCCCGCCACCCTCCGGCTGCTCGCCACGGCCTCCGGCGAATATGCCTATCTGCTGAACAGCGGTGGGGATGCGTCCATTTCGGTCTGCACGGTCTCGCCGTCCACCGGAAACTTTGAGCGCTGTGTGGCCGAGCGTGGGAACGGTGTTTTCACGGCCCCGTCCTCCATGACCTTCAATCCGGCCAGAAGCCACGCCTACATTGCGAATGCAGACACGAACAGCATTGCGATCTGCGGCGTGTCGGCAACGGGCGGGCTGGTGTCGTGCCGCAACTCGGATGGCGAGGGCACCTTTGCGGCGGTCAGCGCGCTGTCGTTCGATCCCGCCGGGAAACGCGCCTATGCGGCCAATGCGCTGAACAGCACGATCTCGGTCTGCACGGTGGCGAGCCAGGGCGGGGATCTCAACGCCTGCTCCGTGTTCACCATCGAGGATTTCGAGTACACGACCGACATGGTCATCGGCACCCGGCAGGGGGGCTTGATCGCGTACATCGTCAGCTTCAGCAACGGGGCCGTCTACGGCTGTCCGCTCGACAAGGCGGGCGAATTCACGTCGTGCGCCAGTACCGAGTGAGGGCGGGAGATAAAAATGAAGTATTGCCGCCCCCTTGTTTTCGCCCTGTGGTCCCTGCTGCTGTCCATGCAGGCGCTGGCCCAGCCGCTGTACTACAACATCGCTCACGCCATCAACAACTCCCGCTACATCGGCTGGGCCGTGGCCGGCGGAGCCAACGGCATCGAAGCCGACCTGAATTTTGCGCAGGATGGCGCGCTCACCACCTTCCAGCACAGGACGATGTGCGAATGCCAGACCATTGGCATCAAGCCCTTTGATATTTCAATCCATCTGTTCAAGGAAACGGGAATTTGCAAACGGATGATGCATGAGGATCCGGAATACAAACCGGATTCGTCGAGCAGCGTCACCCTGCGCGTCACGGACGCAGCCTCTGCCTGCAACGTGTATGAAAACGCCACGAGCTATCTCCGGAATCTGGCGGCGCATCCATCGATCGCGCTGTTCATCATCGATTCGAAGGTGGCCCGCTCCTTCAACAAAAACGATGATGTCGTGCGTGGCGCGGCCGGCCGCAACGTCGTGGCGGCCATCAATCAGCACCTGTTCGGCGCCGGCTACCGAGGCAAAGTGGTGGTCGGGGTCGCCGACTCGAAGGACCATGCCTACATCCGCGGCGCCGTGGAGGCCGCAAAAAGCTCCCCATACCGGGACAGGATCTATTTCTCGTTCGACGAGGATGGCGGTGGCTGGGTGTTCGTGGCGAAAGAGGCTAGAAGCACCATTGCGCTGATCAACTCCATTGCAGGGAACAAGGCCGTGTATGGCTATGGCATATCGGCCAACCTGGAGCGCCGGGTCGGGGCCAAGATGGAAGTTGGAGTGGCCGCCGAGAAGGCGGGCCAGGTCCAGGGAAACTATGTCTGGACCATCGACGCCGCTTCGTCCATGGACGACTACCTCAAGATGGGCGTCCGAGGCATCATGACCAACTGGCCGTCTCGCCTGAATG
This Variovorax terrae DNA region includes the following protein-coding sequences:
- a CDS encoding lactonase family protein codes for the protein MVLSISGCWGDGNSGGFSSQEDGVFYRPKAIALQADAAGEAVRLFVVNDDDSLTSCGLQPDGSMAACSNRKNPHLAAVNHVAIHPGTQTLLFDQAAGASLTSCALDAGLGLAACQPSTDGGAIQDARSVAFNASGRQAYVVLADSRVVRCAVAGNGVLQSCATVPLPGGLGRPATLRLLATASGEYAYLLNSGGDASISVCTVSPSTGNFERCVAERGNGVFTAPSSMTFNPARSHAYIANADTNSIAICGVSATGGLVSCRNSDGEGTFAAVSALSFDPAGKRAYAANALNSTISVCTVASQGGDLNACSVFTIEDFEYTTDMVIGTRQGGLIAYIVSFSNGAVYGCPLDKAGEFTSCASTE